The genomic stretch GTACAACCTTTTATGGTGGTGGTACAAATATATGATGGGATAAAAGACTGACATTGAGGATTTTCCACTATATTTGATAAAAAACGGCTAATTTTTCTCAAAGCAATATATCATGGAAAAGTGTCCTCAATGTCTGACTGACTTAAATGTAGTAAAAAATGGCCTTAATAAAGACCAAAAACAAAACTATTTATGCAA from Cardinium endosymbiont of Culicoides punctatus encodes the following:
- a CDS encoding transposase-like zinc-binding domain-containing protein; this encodes MEKCPQCLTDLNVVKNGLNKDQKQNYLC